A single window of Providencia alcalifaciens DNA harbors:
- a CDS encoding helix-turn-helix domain-containing protein, translating to MKNKNLGNFIKQKRIEKNISTSEIVKNLTISEAGYIRIENGDDLVYVDDLMVIAEILGIDVCEALEVYERK from the coding sequence ATGAAAAATAAAAATCTCGGCAACTTCATCAAGCAAAAACGCATAGAGAAAAATATCTCAACATCGGAAATTGTTAAAAACTTAACAATCTCAGAAGCTGGGTATATTCGCATCGAAAACGGGGATGATTTAGTCTATGTAGATGACTTGATGGTTATTGCCGAGATACTTGGTATTGATGTATGTGAAGCGTTGGAAGTATATGAGCGTAAGTAG
- the def gene encoding peptide deformylase: protein MAVREIIEIPDERLRIQCSPVTDFAAVQTLVDDLIETMYSTDNGIGLAATQIAETKAIMVIDISEERNEPMVFINPQIIESEGETSYQEGCLSVPDVYADVPRFLRVKVKAFDRDGKEFVVDSDEFLAIVMQHEIDHLNGKVFIDHLSTLKRNMLLKKLKKQQRLKQQ, encoded by the coding sequence ATGGCAGTAAGAGAGATTATTGAAATTCCAGATGAAAGATTGCGTATTCAGTGCAGTCCCGTTACGGATTTCGCAGCAGTACAAACATTGGTCGATGATTTAATTGAAACCATGTACAGCACTGACAACGGTATTGGGCTGGCGGCAACGCAAATCGCCGAAACTAAAGCCATTATGGTGATTGATATTTCGGAAGAACGTAATGAGCCAATGGTATTTATCAACCCGCAAATTATTGAGAGCGAAGGGGAGACAAGCTATCAAGAGGGTTGTTTATCCGTACCAGATGTTTACGCGGATGTACCACGCTTTTTACGTGTGAAGGTGAAGGCGTTTGACCGTGACGGCAAGGAGTTTGTTGTCGACAGTGACGAGTTTTTAGCGATTGTCATGCAACATGAAATTGACCATTTAAACGGTAAAGTGTTTATTGACCACTTATCCACGTTAAAGCGCAATATGTTGTTGAAAAAGCTTAAAAAGCAGCAAAGATTGAAACAGCAGTAA
- the fliS gene encoding flagellar export chaperone FliS translates to MYQRKANQAYQQVSLESEIANATPYQLIQILFKGALSALKRGEIFMEQGNIAEKGKEISKAIDIIDTGLKQSLNYEAGGELAENLANLYEYMTRQLLRANIENNVTYVQEVYQLLSDIASAWQQIGANVDER, encoded by the coding sequence ATGTATCAACGTAAAGCTAATCAAGCCTATCAGCAGGTCAGTTTGGAGAGTGAAATCGCCAATGCGACCCCGTATCAACTGATCCAAATCCTGTTTAAAGGGGCCTTAAGTGCCCTTAAACGGGGAGAGATTTTTATGGAGCAGGGAAACATTGCTGAAAAGGGTAAAGAAATCTCAAAAGCAATCGACATCATTGACACGGGATTAAAACAATCGCTAAATTACGAGGCTGGTGGCGAACTTGCTGAAAATTTAGCGAATTTGTATGAATACATGACGCGGCAATTGCTCCGCGCCAACATAGAAAATAACGTGACTTATGTCCAAGAAGTTTACCAATTACTCTCCGATATCGCCTCTGCATGGCAACAAATCGGTGCAAATGTGGATGAAAGATAA
- the fliT gene encoding flagellar protein FliT, whose amino-acid sequence MKDNQVDNKNPLYLLEIYRNVLILSENLVSLAQSGEWESLISRETEYVLAVENLTALTEEYEQEQPITDDFVQLLHQIIENERVTKEHLQNHLNFLSKEIKQLDQQKVLNNSYGQFDQPDAPRVIKPLE is encoded by the coding sequence ATGAAAGATAACCAGGTGGACAATAAAAATCCTCTCTATTTACTTGAAATATATCGTAATGTCTTAATATTAAGTGAAAACTTAGTTTCGCTCGCACAATCAGGGGAATGGGAGTCATTAATCTCCCGTGAAACTGAATATGTCCTTGCCGTTGAGAATTTAACGGCTCTGACTGAAGAATATGAGCAGGAACAACCTATTACTGACGACTTTGTGCAGTTACTACACCAGATCATTGAAAACGAACGAGTGACAAAAGAACACTTACAAAATCATTTGAATTTTTTAAGTAAAGAAATCAAACAGCTCGACCAACAAAAGGTTTTGAATAATAGCTACGGCCAATTTGATCAACCCGATGCTCCAAGGGTTATTAAACCTCTCGAGTAA
- a CDS encoding choline transporter, translating to MTNSKSPKNGQKDQLNHVVFFTSAALILAFSFFTILMTDTANQWIVATLGWVSKTFGWYYLLAATLYIVFVIFIATSRFGNIKLGPEQSKPEFSLLSWSAMLFAAGIGIDLMFFSVAEPVTQYMLPPTGEGETLEAARQSMVWTLFHYGLTGWSMYALMGIALGYFSYRYNLPLTIRSALYPIFGNRINGPIGHTVDIAAVLGTIFGIATTLGIGVVQLNYGLKVLFDLPQGLTVQGGLIFLSVVMAVISATSGVNKGIRILSELNVLLALGLILFILFVGDTEFLLNALVLNVGDYVNRFMGMTLNSFAFDRPTDWMNSWTLFFWAWWVAWSPFVGLFLARISRGRTIRQFVIGTLIIPFVFTLLWLSIFGNSALYEIIHGNKALAETVLEAPEKGFYSLLELYPGFGLTASVATITGLLFYVTSADSGSLVLGNFTSKLSDINHDSPNWLRIFWSVAIGLLTLGMLMTDGVPALQNTTVIMGLPFSFVIFFIMAGLYKSLRFEDYRRVSAINTNAPAPLYGNEPIKWKQRLGRVMNFPGTTYTQRMLDLVCIPAMQDVAKELELRGAKVEFATHPLAEEERLNHLELVVDLEEEQSFIYQIWPRRYTVPSFTYRARSGKSHYYRLETYLWEGTQANDLMDYTKEQVISDILDQYEKHLNFIHLSREAPGATLTFPEGN from the coding sequence ATGACAAATTCAAAAAGTCCAAAAAATGGGCAGAAAGACCAACTTAATCACGTTGTTTTTTTTACCTCCGCCGCCTTAATACTGGCGTTTTCTTTTTTCACCATCCTGATGACTGACACCGCAAATCAATGGATTGTTGCAACACTGGGTTGGGTGTCAAAAACCTTCGGCTGGTATTATTTACTCGCCGCCACCTTGTATATCGTTTTTGTGATTTTTATCGCCACCTCGCGCTTTGGGAATATCAAACTGGGACCGGAACAATCCAAACCGGAATTTAGTTTACTCAGCTGGTCGGCGATGCTATTTGCCGCGGGGATCGGCATTGATTTGATGTTTTTCTCGGTGGCTGAACCGGTCACTCAATATATGTTACCGCCAACGGGTGAAGGCGAAACCCTTGAAGCGGCTCGTCAGTCGATGGTGTGGACACTGTTTCACTATGGACTCACGGGCTGGTCAATGTACGCCTTGATGGGCATTGCGCTCGGTTACTTTAGTTATCGCTATAATTTGCCATTAACCATCCGTTCTGCCCTATATCCGATTTTTGGTAATCGGATTAACGGGCCGATTGGTCATACCGTCGATATTGCCGCTGTGCTCGGGACGATTTTCGGTATCGCTACTACCCTCGGTATTGGCGTGGTGCAGCTCAATTACGGGCTAAAAGTGCTGTTTGACCTTCCCCAAGGGTTAACGGTGCAAGGTGGGCTGATTTTCCTTTCGGTGGTCATGGCGGTGATTTCTGCCACATCGGGGGTCAATAAAGGGATCCGCATTCTCTCGGAACTGAACGTATTACTGGCCTTGGGGCTGATCCTGTTTATCCTCTTTGTAGGGGATACGGAATTTCTGCTCAATGCGCTGGTACTCAACGTTGGGGATTATGTGAACCGTTTTATGGGCATGACCCTTAACAGTTTTGCGTTTGATAGGCCGACCGACTGGATGAATAGCTGGACCCTGTTTTTCTGGGCATGGTGGGTAGCATGGTCGCCTTTTGTTGGCCTATTTTTAGCCCGAATTTCCCGTGGTCGCACCATTCGCCAGTTTGTGATTGGCACGCTGATCATCCCGTTTGTTTTCACGCTACTTTGGCTATCTATCTTTGGTAATAGCGCTCTGTATGAAATTATTCATGGCAATAAAGCATTAGCCGAAACGGTATTAGAGGCTCCCGAAAAAGGGTTTTATTCCCTACTTGAGTTATATCCGGGGTTTGGATTAACTGCCTCCGTTGCCACTATTACAGGGTTACTTTTTTACGTGACATCCGCGGATTCAGGCTCGTTAGTGCTGGGAAATTTCACCTCAAAACTGAGCGATATTAATCACGATTCCCCTAATTGGCTGCGAATTTTCTGGTCAGTGGCCATCGGTTTACTCACCCTTGGGATGTTAATGACTGATGGGGTGCCCGCCCTGCAAAATACCACTGTGATTATGGGGCTGCCGTTTAGTTTTGTGATCTTCTTTATTATGGCGGGGCTGTATAAATCATTGCGGTTTGAAGATTATCGCCGCGTCAGTGCCATTAATACCAATGCCCCTGCACCGCTGTATGGCAACGAGCCTATTAAGTGGAAACAGCGTCTGGGACGCGTGATGAATTTCCCGGGTACCACCTACACCCAACGGATGTTAGATTTAGTCTGTATTCCTGCAATGCAAGACGTGGCTAAAGAGCTGGAATTGCGTGGGGCTAAGGTGGAATTTGCGACCCATCCTCTTGCTGAAGAAGAGCGACTTAATCACTTAGAGTTAGTTGTCGATTTAGAAGAAGAACAAAGTTTTATCTACCAAATCTGGCCGCGTCGCTATACGGTACCAAGCTTTACCTACCGCGCTCGTTCAGGGAAATCCCACTATTACCGCCTTGAAACTTACTTGTGGGAAGGCACCCAAGCTAACGATTTAATGGACTACACCAAAGAGCAGGTGATCAGCGATATCCTCGACCAATATGAGAAGCATTTAAACTTTATTCATTTAAGCCGCGAAGCACCGGGGGCGACATTGACCTTTCCCGAAGGAAATTGA
- a CDS encoding GNAT family N-acetyltransferase produces the protein MEPVNSHITYKVNHSISVDDFLNLLKQSPLDTFVPTDDVALLDSMLNNADLLISAWVDGQVVGFARAITDYSFCCYISEIAVDIQYLHQGVGKHLLRLTAEELPPECHLIFRSTPDSQNTYPKLGFNPCPNTWHISAKRFLDKMKS, from the coding sequence ATGGAGCCAGTGAATAGCCACATCACGTATAAAGTGAACCATTCGATTTCGGTGGATGATTTTTTGAATTTATTGAAGCAATCCCCACTGGATACGTTTGTGCCCACTGACGATGTCGCGTTGCTGGATTCGATGTTAAATAATGCGGATTTACTAATCAGTGCTTGGGTAGATGGGCAGGTGGTGGGTTTCGCTCGCGCGATCACGGATTATAGTTTTTGCTGCTATATCTCTGAAATTGCGGTAGATATTCAGTATCTTCACCAAGGTGTCGGCAAGCATTTGCTGCGCCTCACCGCCGAGGAGCTTCCCCCCGAGTGTCATTTAATTTTTCGCTCCACCCCCGACTCTCAAAACACTTACCCCAAACTCGGCTTCAATCCCTGCCCCAACACATGGCATATCTCCGCCAAACGCTTTCTAGATAAAATGAAAAGTTAG
- a CDS encoding DUF1097 domain-containing protein — translation MKLLFSLSLTTAILSGLWAWVADVFGLISWAGFLGCTAYFAYPKEGIKGLLVTALTALSGVVWGLVIIHSDKLTHDLPNFAGYFVTTVIAFIMCFQAQKSWLAYIPGTFIGACATFAAQGNWQLTIPSLIVGVLFGYAMKQSGLWLVKKLDSTSRCIK, via the coding sequence GTGAAACTACTTTTTTCTCTATCATTAACGACTGCAATTCTTTCTGGGTTATGGGCATGGGTTGCAGATGTATTTGGCTTGATCAGTTGGGCGGGATTTTTAGGCTGCACGGCTTATTTTGCTTATCCCAAAGAAGGGATAAAGGGATTGCTTGTCACTGCATTAACAGCGCTAAGTGGTGTTGTTTGGGGATTAGTCATTATTCATAGCGATAAACTCACCCATGACTTACCTAATTTTGCAGGCTACTTTGTGACTACGGTTATCGCTTTTATCATGTGTTTTCAAGCCCAAAAATCGTGGCTTGCCTATATCCCAGGAACCTTTATTGGTGCCTGTGCAACCTTTGCCGCTCAAGGAAATTGGCAATTGACTATCCCGTCGCTTATTGTCGGCGTTTTATTTGGTTACGCGATGAAGCAAAGTGGTCTCTGGTTAGTCAAAAAACTCGATAGCACTTCCAGATGTATAAAGTAA
- a CDS encoding RNA polymerase sigma factor FliA, which translates to MSDLYTAEGVINKNSLWERYYPLIRHEALKLQVRLPASVDIDDLIQAGGIGLLHALERFDASLGASFATYAVQRIRGSMLDELRSRDWVPRSVRRQAREMTKAIGELEQSLGRSATEPEIAKALDIDLSEYRQVLLDTNNSQLFSYDEWHEVHGESCEPSMDEDDGGNPLSLLMESSLKEQIVAAIEQLPEREKMVLTLYYQEELNLKEIGAVLEVGESRVSQLHSQAIKRLRSKLRS; encoded by the coding sequence GTGAGTGATTTATATACTGCCGAAGGTGTCATTAATAAAAATAGCCTATGGGAGCGTTATTACCCTCTAATACGCCATGAAGCCCTGAAACTGCAAGTCCGACTTCCTGCCAGCGTTGATATCGATGACCTAATCCAAGCGGGTGGCATCGGGCTACTCCACGCATTAGAACGTTTCGATGCCTCATTAGGTGCCTCTTTTGCCACTTATGCTGTGCAGCGGATCCGCGGATCCATGCTCGATGAACTGCGTAGCCGTGACTGGGTTCCCCGTAGTGTACGTCGCCAAGCCCGTGAAATGACCAAAGCCATTGGTGAACTTGAGCAAAGCCTTGGGCGCAGTGCCACAGAGCCTGAAATTGCCAAAGCGCTGGATATCGACCTATCGGAATATCGCCAAGTGCTACTGGATACCAACAATAGCCAACTGTTCTCCTATGATGAATGGCATGAAGTGCACGGTGAAAGCTGCGAACCTTCAATGGATGAAGACGATGGCGGCAACCCACTGAGCTTATTAATGGAATCCAGCCTGAAAGAGCAAATCGTGGCGGCAATAGAACAATTGCCAGAGCGCGAAAAAATGGTGCTGACGCTGTATTACCAAGAAGAGCTGAATTTGAAGGAGATTGGTGCGGTGTTGGAGGTGGGGGAGTCGAGAGTTAGTCAGCTTCACAGTCAGGCCATCAAACGGTTGCGTTCTAAATTACGCTCGTAG
- a CDS encoding DUF4822 domain-containing protein, which translates to MKLKPIIAALIVMSTTAAFTAQANSTAPVAKQAVSAKKANAYEEIMIDKVWVTTQAVDQDKKEVPATDKQVANFFGLAEYYPDGTFKMLTLEGAPKMQGDWSFSEDGKTRSLTAKDDKGEVLFTRVVENVTVTPEEYTYRIYPSQDDKTKYFDIIHKVKK; encoded by the coding sequence ATGAAATTAAAACCGATTATTGCCGCCCTGATTGTGATGTCCACCACTGCCGCTTTTACGGCTCAAGCTAACTCAACAGCACCTGTTGCAAAACAAGCCGTTAGCGCCAAAAAAGCCAATGCCTATGAAGAGATTATGATTGATAAAGTCTGGGTGACGACTCAAGCTGTCGATCAAGATAAAAAAGAGGTGCCAGCAACAGATAAACAAGTGGCAAACTTCTTTGGGCTTGCAGAATATTACCCCGATGGCACTTTTAAGATGCTAACTCTTGAAGGAGCTCCAAAAATGCAGGGTGATTGGTCATTCAGCGAAGATGGCAAAACCCGTTCATTAACGGCCAAAGATGACAAAGGTGAAGTCCTGTTCACGCGTGTGGTTGAAAACGTGACGGTGACACCGGAAGAGTACACTTACCGCATCTACCCATCACAGGATGATAAAACCAAGTATTTTGACATCATCCATAAAGTGAAAAAATAG
- the betI gene encoding transcriptional regulator BetI: MPKIGVQSIRKQQLIQATLAVINEVGMQEASFVLIARKAGVSTGIISHYFRDKSGLLEATMRHIQYQLGFGIAMRLRLLSGENPKARIQAIVEGNFDSTQISEAAMKTWLAFWASSMHQPNLNRLQRVNDRRLYSNLSYEFGRALSKPAARRAAKGLAALIDGLWLRSALSNEPFPVTKALSITNEYIDMQLARAGDHST, translated from the coding sequence ATGCCGAAAATAGGCGTTCAATCGATACGTAAACAGCAGTTAATTCAGGCCACTTTAGCGGTCATCAACGAAGTGGGAATGCAAGAAGCCAGCTTTGTGCTGATCGCCCGTAAAGCGGGAGTCTCTACTGGGATTATTAGCCACTATTTCCGTGATAAAAGCGGTTTATTGGAAGCCACTATGCGCCATATCCAGTATCAATTAGGGTTTGGTATTGCGATGCGACTCAGATTATTGAGTGGCGAAAATCCTAAAGCGCGAATCCAAGCGATTGTGGAAGGGAACTTTGACTCGACCCAAATTAGTGAAGCCGCAATGAAAACATGGCTGGCATTTTGGGCGAGCAGTATGCACCAACCAAATCTGAATCGCTTACAGCGGGTGAATGACCGTCGCTTATATTCCAACCTAAGCTATGAGTTTGGGCGAGCGCTAAGTAAACCTGCCGCACGCCGTGCTGCTAAAGGGCTGGCTGCCTTGATTGATGGCTTATGGTTGCGCAGTGCGCTGAGTAATGAGCCTTTTCCTGTGACGAAAGCGCTTAGTATCACTAACGAGTATATCGATATGCAATTGGCACGAGCAGGAGATCATTCGACCTAA
- a CDS encoding FliC/FljB family flagellin, whose protein sequence is MAQVINTNILSLTTQNNLNRSQGVLGSAIERLSSGSRINSAKDDAAGQAIANRFTANIKGLTQASRNANDGISIAQTTEGALNEINDNLQRIRELTVQAKNGSNSNSDITSIQNEVTERLAEITRISDQTQFNGVKVLSGEKTEMSIQVGTNDNEVIKFSLDKTNTETLGVSSDKLFEATPAGKKGVTAKGATDVTADKVGVAGGTAYETGLAVKEYTVDGKAVAGQYIATKGGKDYLVSNADFEAGTGTEVNLKATSAVAGKEFTPDAGKDAPAGLEVKGDALATLDAAINKVDESRSKLGAIQNRFQSTINNLNNSVNNLSAARSRIQDADFATEVSNMSRGQILQQAGTAVLAQANQVPQGVLSLLR, encoded by the coding sequence ATGGCACAAGTCATTAACACCAACATTCTGTCTCTGACTACTCAGAACAACTTAAACCGTTCACAAGGCGTATTAGGCTCTGCTATTGAGCGTTTATCTTCTGGTTCACGTATCAACAGCGCAAAAGATGACGCTGCGGGTCAAGCAATTGCTAACCGTTTCACTGCAAACATCAAAGGTTTAACTCAAGCTTCTCGTAACGCAAACGACGGTATCTCTATTGCACAAACAACTGAAGGTGCACTGAACGAGATTAACGATAACTTACAACGTATTCGTGAGCTGACTGTTCAAGCGAAAAACGGTTCTAACTCTAACTCAGATATCACTTCAATCCAAAACGAAGTGACTGAACGTTTAGCTGAAATCACTCGTATTTCAGATCAAACTCAATTTAACGGCGTGAAAGTTCTGAGCGGCGAAAAAACTGAGATGAGCATCCAAGTAGGTACTAACGATAACGAAGTGATCAAATTCAGCTTAGACAAAACTAACACTGAAACATTAGGTGTTTCTAGCGATAAACTGTTTGAAGCTACTCCTGCAGGTAAAAAAGGTGTTACTGCTAAAGGTGCAACAGATGTTACTGCTGATAAAGTAGGTGTTGCAGGTGGTACTGCTTATGAAACTGGTTTAGCAGTAAAAGAGTATACTGTTGATGGTAAAGCAGTCGCGGGACAATATATTGCGACAAAAGGCGGTAAAGATTATTTAGTTTCTAATGCAGACTTTGAGGCTGGAACAGGTACAGAAGTTAACTTAAAAGCGACTTCAGCTGTTGCAGGCAAAGAGTTTACTCCAGATGCAGGTAAAGATGCACCTGCTGGATTGGAAGTTAAAGGCGACGCTCTGGCAACTTTAGACGCTGCAATCAACAAAGTTGATGAAAGCCGTTCTAAATTAGGTGCGATTCAAAACCGTTTCCAATCTACTATCAACAACCTGAACAACTCTGTTAACAACCTGAGCGCAGCACGTAGCCGTATCCAAGATGCTGACTTCGCGACAGAAGTTTCTAACATGAGCCGTGGTCAGATTCTGCAACAAGCAGGTACTGCTGTGTTAGCGCAAGCTAACCAAGTTCCACAAGGTGTGTTAAGCCTGTTACGTTAA
- the fliD gene encoding flagellar filament capping protein FliD produces MAGISTLGIGANLDLNVQMDQLEAMEKRRLDPLTQQKASYDAQISAFGKMQSSLEKLKKAAEDLKKYQDISTTKVSGEYKAFDVKTDGKAVAGVHDVKVTQLAKAQTIATKGHSDNKELLGGSEKERTITITQPSQKEDKDKIVIKLDAGSTSLIEIADAINKTDKGVSASVIKDKDNQYHLVVTSKKAGTDNRMSISVDGDDKLAKVLNVESTLVDGKVTIVDEAKSGMEQKVPPQNAELIIDGFELESQTNEAKDLFPGLTLSLKKESEDGKSDHLIISEDIEPAKAKIKAWVDAYNEFQTLAKELTKYTPTKNGTTPDKTNGPLIGDSTLRTIQSTLRTQVRSPQDSGELNLLNKMGIKQKLDGTLEIDSKKLDSALKDNPSSVKVFFAGDGEKTGFATENFNFLKETLDTKEGTLHNATDGVQRKKKSLDKRIEQTNKQIENTMDMHRRQFQNLDKMMSSLNSTTNSLGRLLG; encoded by the coding sequence ATGGCAGGCATATCCACACTTGGTATCGGGGCTAACTTAGACTTAAATGTACAAATGGACCAATTGGAGGCGATGGAAAAGCGCCGCTTAGATCCATTAACACAACAAAAAGCCAGCTATGATGCGCAAATCAGTGCATTTGGTAAGATGCAATCTTCATTAGAAAAACTGAAAAAAGCGGCGGAAGATCTCAAGAAATATCAAGACATCAGTACGACCAAAGTGAGTGGTGAATATAAAGCCTTTGATGTCAAAACCGATGGTAAAGCGGTTGCTGGTGTACATGACGTTAAAGTCACCCAACTGGCTAAGGCGCAAACTATCGCCACTAAAGGGCATAGCGATAATAAAGAATTACTAGGTGGTTCAGAGAAAGAACGCACGATTACGATCACTCAGCCTTCACAAAAAGAAGATAAAGATAAAATCGTCATCAAGCTTGATGCAGGTAGCACATCATTAATCGAGATTGCCGACGCCATTAATAAAACCGATAAAGGCGTTTCTGCTTCTGTTATCAAAGATAAAGACAATCAATACCACTTAGTTGTCACCTCGAAAAAAGCGGGTACTGATAACCGTATGAGTATCAGTGTTGATGGCGATGATAAATTAGCAAAAGTGCTGAATGTCGAATCAACCTTAGTCGATGGTAAAGTCACGATTGTGGATGAAGCCAAGAGCGGCATGGAACAAAAAGTTCCACCACAAAATGCTGAACTCATTATTGATGGTTTCGAATTAGAGTCACAAACTAACGAAGCCAAAGACCTATTTCCTGGTTTAACTCTGTCTTTAAAGAAAGAAAGTGAAGATGGTAAATCAGACCATTTAATTATCTCTGAAGATATTGAACCAGCTAAAGCTAAAATCAAAGCGTGGGTGGATGCCTATAATGAGTTCCAAACCTTAGCCAAAGAACTCACTAAATATACACCAACTAAAAATGGCACCACTCCAGATAAAACCAATGGACCATTAATTGGCGACTCTACTCTTCGCACTATTCAAAGTACCTTACGTACCCAAGTACGTAGCCCACAAGATAGCGGTGAATTAAACCTGCTGAATAAAATGGGGATTAAGCAAAAGCTGGACGGTACATTAGAAATCGACAGTAAAAAACTCGATAGTGCACTAAAAGATAACCCATCTAGCGTAAAAGTATTCTTTGCTGGTGACGGTGAAAAAACCGGATTTGCCACGGAAAACTTTAACTTTCTAAAAGAAACGTTAGATACGAAAGAAGGTACGCTACATAACGCAACCGATGGTGTTCAACGTAAGAAAAAAAGCTTAGACAAGCGTATTGAACAAACTAATAAGCAAATTGAAAATACTATGGATATGCACCGTAGACAGTTCCAGAACCTCGATAAAATGATGAGTTCATTGAACAGCACCACTAATTCATTAGGCAGACTTTTAGGTTAA
- a CDS encoding YadA C-terminal domain-containing protein, which yields MKNKLLLSTLSVVILTSLSSQTFAIDNYKDEINAPYDYPEHRHEDNRSTIDIANEAKAEKYINIVNEMMPALDIYSTAIETLSPLTNISTAESSNPSSNDPLFRPNYNPPTPVIGTSLSSPTPSALHLQNTLDNLDDKIKDNSLSINVLNSSINDLTDKTNDYQEESLKNSNTLSNSLQKMKGSLSNLEKSIVKSETKNKKNIDDEVFRSEAITTLLINDTNKKHEKDTLVLNTAIEELKISVKDSDAVTSLLIEEAEQKSKEYADVIMRNQQTLNTERFNKLDQQNTLDKRQFKQFNSRLDQMESKINQTARDANAGIASVAAMSNIPYVTGNRFSMGLGAGNFKNGKAVAAGAQYQIKQNLNVRSSISWNNSDSAVIGAGIAYGW from the coding sequence ATGAAAAATAAATTATTATTAAGTACACTTAGTGTGGTTATTCTCACATCTCTATCCTCTCAAACATTTGCAATAGATAACTATAAAGATGAGATAAATGCACCTTATGATTATCCAGAACATCGACATGAAGATAATCGAAGCACTATAGATATTGCGAATGAAGCTAAAGCTGAAAAATATATAAACATAGTAAATGAGATGATGCCAGCCCTTGATATCTACAGTACAGCTATAGAAACGTTATCACCATTAACTAACATATCCACTGCAGAAAGCTCTAACCCGTCATCCAATGATCCTTTATTTAGACCGAACTACAATCCTCCAACACCAGTTATAGGTACATCGCTTTCATCACCTACTCCTTCTGCTCTACATCTACAAAATACACTAGATAATTTAGACGATAAAATTAAAGATAATAGTTTATCAATTAATGTATTAAATAGTTCTATTAACGATTTAACTGATAAAACCAATGACTATCAAGAAGAGAGCTTAAAAAATAGTAATACATTATCAAATTCTCTCCAAAAAATGAAAGGCTCACTATCTAATCTAGAAAAAAGTATTGTCAAGAGTGAAACTAAAAATAAAAAAAATATTGATGATGAAGTATTTAGAAGCGAAGCAATTACGACATTATTAATTAATGATACAAACAAAAAACATGAAAAAGATACGTTAGTATTAAATACAGCTATCGAGGAATTAAAGATCAGCGTTAAAGATAGTGATGCAGTGACTAGCCTACTTATTGAAGAGGCGGAACAAAAAAGCAAGGAGTACGCAGATGTAATCATGCGTAATCAACAAACCTTAAATACAGAGCGCTTTAATAAACTTGATCAACAAAATACTCTCGATAAGAGACAATTTAAGCAGTTCAATTCGCGACTGGACCAAATGGAAAGTAAAATCAACCAAACCGCTCGTGATGCCAATGCAGGTATCGCTTCCGTAGCTGCAATGAGCAATATTCCCTATGTTACGGGCAACCGTTTCAGCATGGGTTTAGGCGCAGGTAATTTCAAGAATGGCAAAGCCGTCGCCGCGGGTGCTCAATATCAAATTAAACAAAATTTAAACGTCCGTAGCTCTATTTCTTGGAATAATTCTGATAGTGCGGTTATTGGTGCAGGTATTGCCTACGGCTGGTGA